In Colwellia sp. PAMC 20917, a single genomic region encodes these proteins:
- a CDS encoding phosphoethanolamine transferase, whose product MNLIIKYISYFNNIKLTTNQLLFFTSCYIALILNLPFLIKSTTIITALDNYNLFFLVSLPIFLLALTIIIQGLFSFRWLTKPLLIATVICSALIFYGTISYGIVFDYGMVQNTIETDTAEAWSYINFHAIIFFIFFGLLPSFIIYSVQLIYKPFLKELLSRLKIISLSLISVFLIGVFFYSNYAAVGRNNKDLITYIIPYKMMVSSFKFVRNHYFYPPLEFKVLDTTPSIVRDSQKKRVTVMVLGETARAQSFSLNGYSKRTNPYTEKQGVVSFSKMSSCGTATAVSVPCMFSRLNKAGYDKRVAMAQQNVVDIIHLAGADVLWISNNNGSCKGVCTRVKTKQIDTNQSNPLCDGEYCYDEALLAPLKSKLNGLTHKNTMIILHMIGSHGPTYFKRYPKNKRIFTPDCQRSDIQNCTQEQLINSYDNTIAYTDLVLSKIINELNHVAEKNDIETSLLYISDHGESLGENGLYLHGLPYAFAPEEQTHVPMIYWNDPMQNDFDLNCLKTSAKSPITHDNVFDTLLSIMSVRTKAYYIDNDPFLACKSQGAIARTTITQDKSMEIQD is encoded by the coding sequence ATGAATTTAATAATTAAATATATTTCTTATTTCAACAATATAAAATTAACAACGAATCAATTATTGTTTTTTACCAGCTGTTATATAGCACTGATCTTGAATTTGCCTTTTTTGATCAAATCCACAACGATTATTACCGCGCTCGATAACTATAATTTATTCTTTCTGGTGTCATTGCCGATATTTCTATTAGCCTTAACCATTATCATTCAAGGGCTTTTTTCTTTTAGATGGTTAACTAAACCTTTGTTGATCGCTACGGTCATTTGTTCTGCTTTAATATTTTATGGCACCATTTCATACGGGATCGTTTTTGATTACGGTATGGTACAAAATACTATAGAAACCGACACGGCTGAAGCGTGGTCCTACATAAATTTTCACGCTATTATATTCTTTATATTTTTTGGATTACTCCCCTCTTTCATTATTTATTCGGTACAATTAATTTATAAGCCCTTTTTAAAAGAACTGTTAAGTCGACTAAAAATCATTAGCTTAAGTCTTATCTCTGTCTTTTTAATAGGCGTTTTTTTCTATTCAAATTACGCGGCTGTTGGCAGAAATAATAAAGACCTTATTACCTACATCATCCCTTATAAAATGATGGTTTCGTCATTCAAATTTGTCCGAAATCACTATTTTTACCCACCATTAGAATTTAAGGTCTTAGATACAACACCATCAATAGTGCGTGATAGTCAGAAAAAGCGTGTCACCGTAATGGTGTTAGGAGAAACAGCTCGCGCGCAAAGTTTTTCACTAAATGGCTATAGTAAACGGACTAACCCATATACCGAAAAACAAGGAGTTGTCTCATTCTCAAAGATGAGTTCATGTGGAACGGCAACGGCTGTTTCTGTCCCCTGTATGTTTTCAAGATTAAATAAAGCGGGTTATGACAAACGTGTTGCGATGGCACAACAAAATGTTGTAGATATTATCCACTTAGCGGGGGCTGACGTTTTATGGATAAGTAATAATAACGGCAGTTGTAAAGGCGTTTGTACGCGGGTAAAAACGAAACAGATAGACACTAACCAATCAAACCCTTTGTGTGATGGTGAGTACTGCTATGACGAAGCACTTTTAGCGCCCTTAAAAAGTAAGCTCAATGGACTAACCCATAAAAACACCATGATCATACTGCATATGATTGGCTCTCACGGACCCACTTATTTTAAACGCTACCCTAAAAACAAACGTATTTTCACTCCTGATTGTCAACGCAGCGATATTCAAAACTGTACACAAGAGCAACTTATTAACAGTTATGACAACACTATCGCTTATACCGATTTGGTACTCTCAAAAATTATTAATGAGTTAAATCATGTGGCTGAGAAAAATGATATTGAAACTTCTTTGCTTTATATTTCAGACCATGGCGAATCACTTGGTGAGAATGGGCTTTATTTACATGGCTTGCCCTACGCCTTCGCTCCAGAGGAGCAAACCCATGTACCTATGATCTATTGGAACGACCCAATGCAAAATGACTTTGACCTTAATTGCTTGAAAACCTCAGCAAAATCACCTATAACTCATGACAATGTTTTTGACACTTTACTTAGTATTATGTCAGTGCGAACAAAAGCATATTATATTGATAATGACCCTTTTCTGGCGTGTAAATCACAAGGTGCTATAGCACGCACCACTATAACCCAAGACAAATCGATGGAGATTCAAGACTAG
- a CDS encoding response regulator transcription factor, giving the protein MKILIIEDSTSLRRSLKIGLSNLGFTVDDTGDGSEGLSMALAGDYSLLILDLMLPSVDGTAILKAIRKANKDLRVLILSARDLTEDKISGLLNGADDYLTKPFSFDELHVRLLCLMRRGSLNINDSKINIGVFSLDIHLKQLLCNGIDAHLTPNEYKLVECLFTNQGKVVSPEKLSDYLAGQYNAVAKNSIEAHLSTTRKKVRDIGHDLPIKTKRGFGYFVEKD; this is encoded by the coding sequence TTGAAAATATTAATTATTGAAGATTCAACTTCATTAAGAAGAAGTCTAAAAATAGGGCTGTCAAACTTAGGTTTCACGGTAGATGATACTGGCGATGGCTCTGAAGGCCTAAGTATGGCTTTAGCTGGTGATTACTCGCTACTAATACTTGATTTGATGCTGCCATCTGTTGATGGCACTGCAATATTAAAAGCTATAAGAAAAGCCAATAAAGACCTAAGGGTATTGATACTATCAGCAAGAGATCTGACTGAGGATAAAATATCAGGCTTACTAAATGGCGCTGATGACTATTTAACAAAACCGTTTTCATTCGATGAACTCCATGTTCGTCTGCTTTGCTTAATGCGCAGAGGCAGCTTAAATATAAATGACAGCAAAATTAATATTGGCGTTTTTTCATTAGACATCCATTTAAAACAATTGCTATGCAATGGCATCGATGCCCATTTAACACCTAATGAATATAAGCTTGTTGAATGTTTATTTACCAATCAAGGTAAAGTCGTCTCTCCTGAAAAACTAAGTGACTATCTAGCCGGCCAGTACAATGCAGTAGCAAAAAATTCGATTGAAGCCCATCTATCAACTACCCGAAAAAAAGTGAGAGATATAGGGCATGATTTACCCATAAAAACCAAGCGTGGTTTTGGTTATTTTGTTGAGAAAGATTAA
- a CDS encoding diacylglycerol kinase, translating into MFDNINKPKGLHRVYLAALNSLRAFKWLYANESAFRQELLLLIIAIPLSFVFDISFKEQVILVLAILFIIFTEIINTAIEAVVDRVGLEIHPLSGLAKDLGSAAVMISLIVASSIWLIILL; encoded by the coding sequence GTGTTTGACAATATAAATAAACCCAAAGGGTTGCATAGAGTCTATTTAGCGGCTTTAAATTCACTACGCGCATTTAAATGGCTTTACGCCAATGAGTCAGCGTTTAGACAAGAGCTTTTACTGCTTATTATTGCCATACCACTGTCTTTTGTATTTGATATAAGCTTCAAAGAACAAGTGATATTAGTCCTGGCGATCCTCTTTATTATATTTACAGAAATAATAAATACCGCCATAGAGGCTGTTGTTGACAGGGTTGGTTTAGAAATTCATCCATTGTCGGGGCTTGCAAAAGACTTAGGATCTGCAGCAGTGATGATCAGCCTTATTGTCGCCAGTAGCATTTGGCTAATAATACTTCTGTAA
- a CDS encoding thioesterase family protein — protein MDANTLEFRVLFNDVDIKRMSSDRYLPIMDLGRINIILQAGLLRSFIKNKWVPVSRVATIRYKYPLKFFQKYTLTSRIIYWDEEWVWTEHLFQRNGKTTTVGITKITFLGPDGMVPISDVIEAYGHPVSRIEIPDVINELMKVELSLKDL, from the coding sequence ATGGATGCAAATACGCTGGAATTTCGTGTTTTATTTAATGATGTTGATATCAAGAGAATGAGCAGTGACAGATATCTACCCATTATGGATCTTGGTCGTATTAACATTATTCTTCAAGCAGGCCTTCTGAGAAGTTTTATAAAAAACAAATGGGTTCCAGTTTCTAGGGTAGCAACTATACGTTATAAATATCCTCTTAAGTTTTTTCAGAAATATACATTAACATCGAGAATAATTTATTGGGATGAAGAATGGGTTTGGACTGAACATCTATTTCAAAGAAATGGAAAAACAACAACGGTAGGGATAACAAAAATTACTTTTTTGGGACCCGATGGGATGGTACCTATATCTGATGTTATTGAAGCATATGGACATCCCGTATCACGAATTGAAATACCTGATGTTATAAACGAATTAATGAAAGTTGAATTAAGTCTCAAGGATTTGTAG
- a CDS encoding DUF3108 domain-containing protein gives MFLYSHFLRSTYIRTYILSCLVMVSCYAQSTEKSTAANNATLAEYTAHYTVYRQGDKYGTAERMLSKTADNQYKLTFKTEASKYFYVINTEESSEFSYDDQQIEPIKYISKDERTFKKTKNQTIEFDHANHLVLGSDTAEQWSLALKANILDPLLVIEKLSHDLQKKEQHLEYFVYDDNSVKSYIFEYSGREKIKTPMGLVDTLKVSRVKTNSSRKTHFWLSVEHNFIPFRVEQEKEGKEVATLELKKLIIPAVS, from the coding sequence ATGTTTCTCTACTCTCATTTTTTACGCTCAACTTATATTCGAACTTATATATTGTCCTGTTTAGTTATGGTCAGTTGTTATGCACAAAGCACAGAAAAATCCACCGCAGCGAATAATGCGACTTTGGCAGAATATACTGCGCATTATACCGTTTATCGACAGGGTGATAAATATGGAACGGCAGAGCGGATGTTATCAAAAACTGCTGATAACCAGTATAAATTGACGTTTAAAACGGAGGCTTCAAAATATTTTTATGTGATTAATACCGAAGAGTCTAGTGAGTTTTCATATGATGACCAACAGATAGAGCCAATAAAATATATCAGCAAAGATGAGCGAACATTTAAGAAAACAAAAAATCAAACGATTGAATTCGATCATGCTAACCATCTTGTTTTAGGGAGCGATACCGCTGAACAATGGTCGCTTGCTTTAAAAGCTAATATACTCGACCCTTTATTGGTTATCGAGAAATTGAGCCATGACTTACAAAAAAAAGAACAGCATTTAGAATATTTTGTTTATGATGATAATTCAGTTAAAAGTTATATATTTGAATATTCAGGTAGAGAAAAAATTAAGACACCAATGGGGCTGGTTGATACGTTAAAGGTTTCTCGAGTAAAAACCAATAGCTCAAGAAAAACCCATTTTTGGTTAAGTGTCGAGCATAACTTTATTCCTTTTAGAGTAGAGCAAGAAAAAGAAGGTAAAGAAGTTGCAACACTCGAATTAAAAAAATTGATAATACCTGCCGTAAGCTAG
- a CDS encoding sensor histidine kinase, with product MTSIKKKLSRYISISISILLVSLFLITDISVDSWISSQFDRAMINKAGLLETLVSEHPDKVDFDFADEFMPEFSGANDPEYFQLWRDDKVFERSETLKLFENNDLPKLDVTLHKSSITNITLPDGRSGRMYFTKFIPQIDSDVREEYGITKAFVEKIQKPMELAYATSNEGLNQILWFVDIIFILTSIFAIIAVRIIVFSVVERGLKPLDELNIKLKKINLNSEISTISTSQLPEELIAIADGINHFISENKVLYSREKRITSDIAHELKTPIAELLNLSEVAIKFPHEEQLAASFKTDVLAITQRLRNIVNGILLLQKSTYQAELEKQQVNVELLLKTIIASENKQSRNITLSFSKQCGYIQTNEFAFTTVLTNLINNALYYSPETTPVIIAVRPEQNTHKIRLEISNVSSFEYSAQDLALFFEPLWQKDSSRTSEERYGLGLAIVKSYCERIGAILDVAIAPDKSITFTIII from the coding sequence ATGACTTCTATTAAGAAAAAGTTAAGTCGATATATATCAATATCAATATCGATATTGTTGGTCTCGCTCTTTTTAATTACTGATATTAGTGTTGATAGTTGGATCAGTAGTCAGTTTGACCGCGCGATGATTAATAAAGCCGGTTTATTGGAAACCTTAGTAAGCGAGCATCCTGACAAAGTAGATTTTGATTTTGCTGATGAGTTTATGCCTGAGTTTTCAGGGGCTAACGATCCTGAATATTTTCAATTATGGCGAGATGACAAGGTTTTTGAGCGTTCTGAAACACTTAAGCTTTTTGAAAATAACGACTTACCCAAGTTAGACGTTACACTGCACAAATCATCAATAACAAATATAACCCTACCCGATGGGCGTTCTGGCCGGATGTATTTCACAAAATTCATCCCTCAAATCGACAGTGATGTTAGAGAAGAATACGGAATAACAAAAGCGTTTGTTGAAAAAATTCAAAAGCCAATGGAGTTGGCCTATGCAACGAGTAATGAGGGCTTAAATCAAATTCTTTGGTTTGTTGATATTATTTTTATATTGACCTCGATTTTCGCGATTATCGCAGTAAGGATTATCGTTTTCAGTGTTGTTGAGCGAGGGTTAAAACCCCTCGATGAGTTAAATATAAAACTGAAAAAAATTAATTTAAATTCTGAAATTAGCACCATATCAACAAGCCAACTCCCCGAAGAACTTATCGCAATAGCAGACGGAATTAACCACTTTATCAGCGAGAATAAAGTTCTTTATTCCAGAGAGAAAAGAATTACCTCTGATATTGCTCATGAATTAAAAACGCCAATTGCCGAGTTACTTAATTTAAGTGAAGTCGCAATAAAATTTCCTCATGAAGAGCAGTTAGCCGCAAGCTTTAAAACTGATGTACTTGCGATCACGCAACGGTTAAGAAATATCGTCAATGGGATTCTTTTGTTGCAAAAAAGTACTTATCAAGCTGAATTAGAGAAACAACAAGTAAATGTTGAGCTATTACTTAAGACAATCATTGCCTCTGAAAATAAGCAGAGTAGAAATATTACCCTTAGCTTTAGTAAGCAATGTGGTTATATTCAGACCAATGAATTTGCTTTCACTACTGTGCTAACTAATCTGATTAATAATGCGCTTTACTATAGCCCAGAAACGACTCCGGTAATTATTGCCGTAAGGCCTGAACAAAATACCCATAAAATACGACTGGAGATTTCAAACGTCAGCAGTTTTGAGTATTCAGCACAAGACTTAGCCTTGTTTTTTGAACCTTTGTGGCAAAAAGATTCATCAAGAACATCCGAAGAAAGGTACGGGCTAGGTTTAGCAATTGTAAAGTCTTACTGTGAGAGAATAGGCGCCATTTTAGACGTAGCAATAGCACCTGACAAAAGTATTACTTTTACTATTATAATATGA
- a CDS encoding GIY-YIG nuclease family protein — translation MMKFNDLSENLKNIQDSLNSQFSELVINFLQPTKNSLINEWSDKNNLPVPVKGDGVGSKSGIYFLISENDEVLYIGKATTNNIHERIWSHLKTPEIKQNDKRVFPKNNFINRGLDEDIVSLVTNGNIYFAAVEVNPTYLCSLVEVYLHSICMKDYDRIPPLNKQIG, via the coding sequence ATGATGAAGTTTAACGATTTATCTGAAAACCTGAAAAATATTCAAGATTCATTGAATTCCCAGTTTTCTGAGCTTGTTATAAATTTTCTTCAGCCCACAAAGAATTCGTTAATAAATGAATGGAGCGATAAAAATAATCTTCCAGTGCCAGTAAAAGGTGACGGAGTTGGAAGTAAAAGTGGTATTTATTTTTTAATATCTGAAAATGATGAAGTTTTATATATCGGGAAAGCTACAACCAATAATATCCATGAGCGTATATGGAGTCATTTAAAAACCCCTGAAATAAAACAAAATGACAAAAGAGTATTCCCAAAAAATAACTTTATAAACAGAGGTCTTGATGAGGATATCGTATCCCTTGTAACCAACGGTAATATTTATTTTGCTGCGGTAGAGGTCAATCCAACTTACCTTTGTTCGCTTGTTGAAGTTTACTTACATTCAATTTGTATGAAAGACTATGATCGTATACCACCTTTAAATAAACAAATTGGCTAA